DNA sequence from the Nyctibius grandis isolate bNycGra1 unplaced genomic scaffold, bNycGra1.pri scaffold_138_arrow_ctg1, whole genome shotgun sequence genome:
CCCAGCCGCTCACCGTCACCTCCAACCTGAGCAGCCCCTTGGTGCAGGCCCAAAACGTCATCATTCACAGGACGCCCACCCCGATCCAGCCCAAACCCGCCGGCGTCCTCCAGCAGAAACTCTACCAgatcacccccaagcccttcgGTTCCAACAATGCCACGCTGACCATCCAGAACGAAGCcgccctgcagcagcagaaggccCAGCAGAACTTGACCTTCATGGCCGGCAAACCGGGGCAGAACGTGGTGCTGTCGGGCTTCCCCCAAGGGCTCCCAGCCAACGTCTTCAagcagccgccgccgcagcAGCAAGCCCTCAGCAAGCCCATGAGCGTCCACCTGCTCAACCAGGGCAGCAGCATCGTCATCCCCGCCCAGCACGTCCCGCAGGCCATGCTGCAGGGCCAGAACCAGTTCCTCCTCCCGGGGCAACTGGCGGGCGCCTCCGCCGTGCAGATACCCCAGCAGCTCTCGGCCCTGCAAGCCAACATGGGAGGGCAGATCCTGACCACCTCCCACCCCGGCGGGCAAGCCCACATCATCGCTAGCCAAGGGCCGGGCGGACAGCTGATAACCAACCAAGCCTTGCCGGCCCAGATCCTCACCAACCAGAACATTGCCGGGCAGCTGAACCTGGGCCAGGTGCTCACCTCGCAGAACGCCCACGGCACCGCTCACATCCTCTCGGCTCCCATCCAGCTCCAGCCCGGCCAGGTGGGTCAACCAGCTCTTTTCCAGATGCCTGTTTCCTTGGCGGGCAGCTTGACCACCCAGAGCCAACCTTCCGTGGCCGCTTCGCTGGGCCAGACGGGCCAAACGGTGATCCAAGGGGTGACGCTGCCCAACCAGGTGGCCATGCTCAACGCCACCGAGAACCTCGGCCAGGCGGTGAGCATCCaggccaccaccaccagccaAAGCCCCGGCCTCGTCCAGCCTCAGCCCTCCTCGGGCGCCAACCTTCTCCCCAGCGCCGACCAGTCCTCCATCCTCACCGTCCAAACTGCCTCCCAACCGCCCGCTCCGCTCCAGCTCAAcgtgcctcctcctcctcctcctcctcctcctccaccgcCCACCCAGCAATCCGTGACCTCCCAACCCAGCCCCAGCTTGGCTTCCAGCCCGGAGAAGATCATCCTGGGGCAAGCGGCCGCCGGAGCTGTCATCAACCAGGACTCCATGCAGATGTTCCTCCAGCAGGCAAGTAGAGTCCttctgggctggggggggttcGCAGCCCCTTCGGGCGCTTGGGGGGTGACACGGAGCGCGGGGTGTCACCACGTTGGTCTGCTCCGCCTGCGGCTCGGGGTCGAGCTCATCCCACCTCGCTCTCCCACTCAAGGGTCTTCCCACCTTCGTTAGCTTGAGAAATAATTGGTGGTGTCTCATGCGTGTTGCGTCGGGCGAGACCCCACGAGGGGGCCGAGGGCTGCGGGCGTCGCGTCTGGTTGGAGCCGCGTTGGAAAAGGCTTTGGCAGCCGGTTGGATTCTGGATTTGAACCGTGGAGGGTTTTCTTTGTGCTTGAACTCACGGTCGGGACGGTGGGAGCTGGTCCATGACCTGGGTCGTTGGAGAAGGAGATGGGAAGAGTGAGCGTGTGCTATTATCTcgttactattattattattattattattatttcgAGAGTAGGAAGCTTTAAAATCCTCATCTGAACTTCTTTTGGCGTAGCTGGTAGCGCAGATCCATCCTTGTAGGTGTTTGGCCTTGATGTTGACAGTCGCCTCCCGGTGTTTCGGCACCCGGCTGCGATTAACGGGTTACGGGTCGTCACCGGGGGTTTAAGAAACTCTTAAGTTTCTCTTAAGTTTAAATCTCGAGGACCCTCCTCGAGATTTGGAGGCAGAGAAAACCCCTCGCCGCGCAGGGCTTGCGTCCACCAGCTCCACCAGCTCGTGGCTCTTACTCGCCGTTTACTCCAGGTCGGAGCGTAGCGGTGCGCGGGTTCTGGGCGCTTTTTTTTCGGCCAGGATCTCCCTAAATCTGCAATTCCTGGCTCGGAGCGTGGTGGGACGCGGCGGGTGCTGGTGGCTTTGCCCTTGCAAAGTCTCTCTCCACCTCCAGAGCGAGCTGTTTGCCCTGGAGAACACGGCGGGGATGAGAACGGCCACGGGTTTCTCTCGTGCGTGGGGGCTTCACCCCCTCTCCCAGCAGGCAAACAGGACCCCCGAGTGCCCCCAGGGTTCGGTGCTGGTCAAGCCACCCGTGGCAACTGGCCGGGACCCCCCGGTCCTGCCACGGGGGGATTCTCTGGGGCGGTGGGTGCTGCCGGTGGAACCGCTGCCCCGGGTCGGGGTGCCATGATGGAGGGTCAGGGTGCCACGGCGGAGGGTCAGGGTGCCACGAGGAGCGTTGGGGTGCCACGAGGAGGGTTGGGGTGCCGCGGCGGAGGGTCGGGGTGCCGTCAGACATCTCCCAGCGTTTATTTTTGCCCTGAAGCTTCCAGACTCTTCCTCCGGGCTGATTTTCCCCCCTGGATCCGCGTGTAGACACGAGCAGCCGCGGTTTCGCCTCCTAAGCGAAGCGGCCGCGTTTGGCTCCGCTCGCCTCGGCGGGTTTCAAGCCCCtacaccccaaaaccccccgtGAGCTGCAGtcgggggggggctgcaggacccccctgccctgcccggagGTGCCGGGCTGCCGCGctcctccccctgccaccccctgtCCCTCCGTCCCTCCgtccctctgtccctccatcGCTTGCCCGCGCGTCCTCACTAACCCCGCACGCTGCTGCCGCCCCGCTTTGCTCTGGCTTCTCTCCCTTCACCCTCTGGCTGGTGCCTTTTTGTCCCTGCTGGAGGCTTcgttactttttattttcctccaatTCTTTATATTTCTGTAGCGGTCAGTAGTTAGGAAGGATTATTTGTTATTAAGGATTAATTGTTACTAATCGGAGGGATGTTTTGAGGTAGAGGGGCAGAGCGCAGCTCCTGGAGggaatttaaatattaaattaaaatattaaaatattaaaatattttttaaaaattattaaaatattaaccatcaaaattgaaataataaaaattaaattataaattttaaatgataaaatttaaatgataaaatttaaataataaaatttaaatgatgAAATTTAAATGATGAACTTTAAatgataaaatttaaataatgaaatttaaataataaaatttaaataataaaatttaaataataaaatttaaataataaaatttaaataggGGGATGCTGCATGGGTGCTCGTGCAATTAGGGCCGGCCTCATTAACGCCCGGCCTCGTTAACGCCCAGCCGCGAGGGAGCCGCTGGCCATGGACCCCCTTTTCCCcgggggagcagcagccccagacgGGCTGCggtggggaaggagggcaggGTAGGGGCCAGCGTTGCTCCAGCCAGTCCTGGGGGCAACGGCAGGgaggttttgggggaaaaaaaccctaaaaaccgCTTCATGCCCTGAGTCTCCTGGGGAGGAGCTGCGGGC
Encoded proteins:
- the LOC137677314 gene encoding BRD4-interacting chromatin-remodeling complex-associated protein-like, whose amino-acid sequence is MDDEDGRCLLDVICDPQALNDFLHGSEKLHVQESSGNHLSTEQSQPTTSVDLDFLEDDILGSPSSGGANLQNSDQPCDILQQSLQEANITEQTLEAEAELDLGSFQLPTLQPVVQTASDGTPQIFSGGADLIGLQQPAVLTHQALVQQSVGADVVNKAISVQPFLQQVGLGNVTIQPISNLQGLPNGSPSGALGIGPIQVVGQQVMAINQPAQQIIAKQVQPSQVATMPVGSYITQTAPEQQQVTLASTGVSPQSAGLVIQKNLPTVATTTLNGNSMFGGVSGAQGSQPLTVTSNLSSPLVQAQNVIIHRTPTPIQPKPAGVLQQKLYQITPKPFGSNNATLTIQNEAALQQQKAQQNLTFMAGKPGQNVVLSGFPQGLPANVFKQPPPQQQALSKPMSVHLLNQGSSIVIPAQHVPQAMLQGQNQFLLPGQLAGASAVQIPQQLSALQANMGGQILTTSHPGGQAHIIASQGPGGQLITNQALPAQILTNQNIAGQLNLGQVLTSQNAHGTAHILSAPIQLQPGQVGQPALFQMPVSLAGSLTTQSQPSVAASLGQTGQTVIQGVTLPNQVAMLNATENLGQAVSIQATTTSQSPGLVQPQPSSGANLLPSADQSSILTVQTASQPPAPLQLNVPPPPPPPPPPPPTQQSVTSQPSPSLASSPEKIILGQAAAGAVINQDSMQMFLQQ